A window of Sagittula sp. P11 genomic DNA:
CAGCCCCGCCAGCATGTTGTGGCCGGAGTTGCCGACGATCTGCTCTGCCTCGACAGAGCCGCGGACCTCATGGTTGCCGGCGCCCAGCAGCAGGATCGCCTCCACCCCGCTCACGTTCAGCACGTCGGAGCGGGCAATCACCGTGTCCTGCCCAGTGCCGCCGATCACCGCGACGCTGCCGTCCTCGATCACGATCAGGTCGTTGTCCGGGCCGCCGTCGATCCAGCCCTCGAAACTGCCGCCGGTGCCGTAGATCGTGTCGTCGCCATAGCCGAGGTCGAGGTTCCCGAGCCACTGACCCGCGTTGTAGACCACATCCGCGCCGGAGCCCGCGTCGAAGTCCCCCCGCACCGTGCCGTCGTTGCGCAGGATGTCGGCGGTCTCGCTGCCCTGGATCCACGCCTCGCCCGCATCTGCAAGGCCCGCCACCGACGTCTCCCACCCTTCGATCACGCCGGTGTTGAACAGGGTCAGCCCCAGCACGGCGGCGCCGTCGATCTGCGTCACCTCCATCCGGCCCGCGTTGTCGAGGTAGGCCCGCCCGGTGCCCGACATGCCCAGTTCGCCGCCGCGCATGGTGCCGGTGTTCTCCACCGTGACGTGCTGGGCGTAGTTGCCGTCGCGCAGCACGTCATGCCCGTAAAGCGCCTGCATCAGCCCGTGGTTCACCACCGTGTAGGACAGCGCCGCCGCCGCGCCGATCACGTCGATGACGCGCCCCGCGCTCGTGATCTCGCCGTTGTTGACGATCCGGTGCGTGCCCGCCGTGGCCAGCAGCAGCGCGCTGCGCATGTTCAGGGAATCGTCGTTGTTGCGGATCAGGCCGTGGTTCTCCACCACGGCCGAGGCCGCGCCCATGTAGATCACCGAATTGGCGTGGCCGATGATGTCGCCGTAGTTCACCAGCAGGCTGCGCTGCGACCCGCCGCTCATCTGCACGGTATAGGTTTCGTCGTTGGCGATGATCGTGCCGTCGGTCACATAGACGGTGTCGCCATTGGCCACGGTGTAATGCGAGCCGGTGTAGATCTGGTCCGCGTTCTGGAATACGAAGGCCATTCTCGCCCTTTTCAGGCGGCCCGTTCTGACCGCTCATGACTGTCCGCGCCCTCTTCGACGCGAACCCACCATGGCGCGGCAGGGTAAAGATGGGGTTAGCCGTATCCGGGTCGCGCGGGCGTCAAAGCTCCTCGCCCGGCTCTTCCTTCAGCAGGCGGCGTTCCACCAGCCACGGGTTGATCTCCAGCGCGGCGCGCAGGGCGGCCTGCCCCTCGTCGTCGCGGCCAAGGGCGATCAGTGTCAGCGCCCGCCCCGACAGCGCCCCGACGTGGCGCGGGTTCAGCTCCAGCGCCCGGTCCAGATCGGGCAGCGCGGCGGCATAATCCTGACGGATGAAGTTGACGAAGGCCCGCTGGTTGTAGCCCTCCGCGTAGAACGGGCAGTAGCTCACCAGCGCATCGAACCGCTTCAGCGCGCGCACCATGTCGAAACTGGCCCGCGCGCGCATCCCCTCGTCCAGCATCTCCTGGCTCGGCTCGTCGGGCGCGTTGTCCCACAGCAGCCACATCCGGTTGGTGATCCCGCGCGCCGTCATCTCGTCGGGCGCCTGCAGCAGTTCCTCGTAAAGGGGGTCGATCTCTGCCGAGATGTCCGGCGCCTCAGGACAGCCGTCGGCCAGCACGGGCGCGGCGGCGAGGCTCATGACAAGTGCAAGTCTCATGACGAAAGAGTGCCAGATCGACACCCTTAATCAAGTCACATCCGTGACAGCCTCGTCCTTGATCGCCTCCATCGCCACGAAGGTGGAGGTCGAGGCAACCCCCGGCAGGACCGAGACCTTCTCGGCCAGCACCTGCCGGTAACTGGGCATGTCGGCGGTGCGCACCTTCAGCAGGTAGTCGAAATTCCCGGCGATCAGGTGCGCCTGCTCGATCTCGGGAATGCGGGCGATCTCCGCGTTGAACTTCGCCAGCGTCGCCTCGCGCGTGTCGATCATCCGCACCTCGACAAAGGCCACATGCGCCAGTCCCAGCCGGATCGGGTCCAGAAGCGCGCGGTAGCCCTGTATGACGCCCGTCTCCTCCAGCTTCTTCAGGCGCGCCTGCACCGGGCTTTTCGACAGGCCGACCCGGCGGGCCAGCTCGGTCACGGAAATCCGCGCTTCGGCCGCGAGTTCCCGTAGGATCGCCCGGTCGAAACGATCCATTTCCCCAAATTCCTTCTGCACTTCATTCTGCACTGGATGTGCCCCTTTTTTCAGTCCGAACGGTGTGCGCTCGCGCCTTCAACAGTCGGATCACCTGCAATCCCACCCGTATACTATCCCCAACTTTGCTTTGAGGCATGACATGAATCACCCTGACCTGCGCACCCGCATCGATACGCTCACCTACGCATCGGAACAGACCGCGCTGGAGGCGCTGCGCGAGCGCGCCGAACTTTCCGCAGCCGACCGCACCGCCATCTCGCGCGATGCGGCGAAACTGGTGCGCGACATCCGGTCCAGCACCCGTCCCGGCCTGATGGAGGTCTTCCTCGCTGAATACGGCCTGTCGACCGAAGAGGGTGTCGCGCTGATGTGCCTCGCCGAGGCGCTGCTGCGCGTGCCCGACGCCGAAA
This region includes:
- a CDS encoding Lrp/AsnC family transcriptional regulator, producing the protein MDRFDRAILRELAAEARISVTELARRVGLSKSPVQARLKKLEETGVIQGYRALLDPIRLGLAHVAFVEVRMIDTREATLAKFNAEIARIPEIEQAHLIAGNFDYLLKVRTADMPSYRQVLAEKVSVLPGVASTSTFVAMEAIKDEAVTDVT
- a CDS encoding tetratricopeptide repeat protein; the encoded protein is MRLALVMSLAAAPVLADGCPEAPDISAEIDPLYEELLQAPDEMTARGITNRMWLLWDNAPDEPSQEMLDEGMRARASFDMVRALKRFDALVSYCPFYAEGYNQRAFVNFIRQDYAAALPDLDRALELNPRHVGALSGRALTLIALGRDDEGQAALRAALEINPWLVERRLLKEEPGEEL
- a CDS encoding calcium-binding protein, producing MAFVFQNADQIYTGSHYTVANGDTVYVTDGTIIANDETYTVQMSGGSQRSLLVNYGDIIGHANSVIYMGAASAVVENHGLIRNNDDSLNMRSALLLATAGTHRIVNNGEITSAGRVIDVIGAAAALSYTVVNHGLMQALYGHDVLRDGNYAQHVTVENTGTMRGGELGMSGTGRAYLDNAGRMEVTQIDGAAVLGLTLFNTGVIEGWETSVAGLADAGEAWIQGSETADILRNDGTVRGDFDAGSGADVVYNAGQWLGNLDLGYGDDTIYGTGGSFEGWIDGGPDNDLIVIEDGSVAVIGGTGQDTVIARSDVLNVSGVEAILLLGAGNHEVRGSVEAEQIVGNSGHNMLAGLGGDDTIAGGAGNDILYGDDGNDLLSGNSGDDELDGGFGADTMSGWSGSDTLIGGAGNDELSGEDGDDVLDGGDGNDTMNGGYGRDALSGGAGNDYMVGRQDDDFLDGGDGADRVLGGDGNDTLLGGAGNDTIAGDGGNDVIQGGLGYDILIGKSGADIFVFDSVLEADDGVSDRIKDFERGIDMVDLSGINEEGSFVFRGTAGFTGSGAMEVRYFMNAFGAAILYLDETGDGVSDGELILLNVPGGVTADDFLL